One segment of Syngnathus scovelli strain Florida chromosome 6, RoL_Ssco_1.2, whole genome shotgun sequence DNA contains the following:
- the LOC137840369 gene encoding LOW QUALITY PROTEIN: uncharacterized protein (The sequence of the model RefSeq protein was modified relative to this genomic sequence to represent the inferred CDS: inserted 1 base in 1 codon; substituted 1 base at 1 genomic stop codon) has protein sequence MHYVFEDNQDTNPDRPITLKLGLMNIRSLHTKAVLVNDLITEHNLNVFGLCKTWLKPNELLPLSEASPPNVVSLYLNVFKKFXVLTXPIHHFYIYRPPGAYSGFLDEFSEFVADLVTNAYNIIIMGDFNIHMNLPSEPLTSAFQTLTDTFGFTQAVQAATHKNGNTLDLVLSRGLAVSNITVLPYTTVLSDHYLIKFEILVLCQRQESNQNYSSRNINSMTATALSESLSPATAIFPAYISSIDNLTNEFNATLLNAIDSAYTIG, from the exons ATACGaaccctgatcgaccgattacacttaaactcggtcttatgaatattagatcgcttcatacgaaagcagttctcgttaatgacctcatcacggaacataatctaaacgtttttggtctttgcaagacctggttaaaacctaatgaactgctgccgcttagcgaggcctcgcctccaaatgttGTGAGCTTGTATTTAAACGTATTTAAAAAATTTTAAgttctca gtccgatccaccACTTTTatatttaccgtccacccggggcttactctggcttcctggatgaattttcagaattcgtggctgatctagtgacaaatgcgtataatataataatcatgGGCGATTTCAATATTCACATGAATTTACCGTCAGAGCCACTTACTTCGGCGTTTCAGACTTTAACTGATacatttggttttacgcaagccgtacaggcagcaacgcataagaatggaaataccttagatctggtattatcccgaggacttgcagtctcaaatataacagtactgccatacactactgttttgtctgatcattacttaataaaatttgaaattttagttctttgtcaaagacaagagagcaatcagaattatagcagccgtaatattaactccatgactgcaactgcgctatctgagtcactgtcgccggcaactgccatatttcccgcatatatcagctctattgataatcttacaaatgaattcaatgcaacATTGTTAAATGCCATCGACTCG gcttacacaattggttag